In one window of Gudongella oleilytica DNA:
- the ylqF gene encoding ribosome biogenesis GTPase YlqF translates to MNINWYPGHMKKTKESIQKSLVMIDIVFELLDARIPFSSRNPIIDELVGRKPRIIILNKADLSNPDGNRQWQSYFNEKGITSVLLNSLSGKGLDQLVDLARNIMAEKRVNNAAKGIINQPIRAMILGIPNVGKSTLINSLAKRKGAKTGNRPGITKTTQWIKTKGGIELLDTPGILWPKFEDPEVGLNLAYTGAIKDEILDTETLALKLLHKLCKEHPHLIQDRFQVPILDTEILQVMDSIGSRRGCIIKGGGIDYEKTARLILDEFRKGLLGRITLEKPEDVL, encoded by the coding sequence ATGAATATAAACTGGTACCCAGGTCATATGAAAAAAACCAAGGAGTCAATACAGAAAAGCTTGGTCATGATCGATATTGTTTTTGAGCTCCTGGATGCCAGGATCCCCTTCAGCAGCAGGAATCCAATAATAGATGAGCTTGTAGGCAGGAAGCCGAGAATAATTATACTTAATAAGGCTGATCTTTCTAATCCGGACGGGAACAGACAGTGGCAGTCATATTTTAATGAAAAGGGTATCACTTCTGTGCTGTTAAACTCACTGAGTGGCAAAGGGCTGGATCAGCTTGTTGATCTCGCAAGAAATATAATGGCAGAGAAGAGAGTGAACAATGCAGCCAAAGGCATAATAAATCAGCCTATACGGGCGATGATACTGGGTATCCCTAATGTTGGCAAATCAACGCTTATCAATAGTCTCGCAAAGAGAAAAGGAGCGAAAACAGGTAATAGACCCGGAATAACAAAGACAACTCAATGGATCAAAACCAAAGGAGGTATAGAGTTACTGGATACACCGGGAATACTGTGGCCAAAATTCGAGGACCCGGAGGTTGGGCTAAATTTAGCGTATACAGGAGCAATCAAGGATGAGATCCTTGATACCGAAACCCTGGCTCTAAAGCTTCTCCATAAGCTATGTAAGGAGCACCCGCATTTGATCCAGGATAGATTTCAGGTTCCAATTTTAGATACCGAAATCCTTCAGGTAATGGATTCAATTGGAAGCAGAAGGGGATGCATTATCAAAGGCGGGGGCATAGATTACGAGAAGACAGCCAGATTGATTCTAGATGAGTTCAGAAAAGGTTTGCTTGGAAGAATAACGTTGGAAAAGCCTGAGGATGTGTTATAA
- a CDS encoding ribonuclease HII — protein sequence MFEIERRLYDEGHRFVACIDEVGRGCLFGDVVACAIILPQRYTIDGVRDSKKLSPSKREKLNGYILHDSIAVGLGRITPAVIDRVNIKEATRLAMKQALDNLTDKDGKRIIPSYVLIDAERIQTDIPQLGVIDGDNIVHGISAASIVAKVFRDSLCISWDKAYSGYDIAGNKGYGTAKHIQALLEIGPAELHRKSFISKIMEGKK from the coding sequence GTGTTTGAAATTGAGAGAAGATTATATGATGAAGGACACCGCTTCGTGGCATGTATCGATGAAGTGGGCAGGGGCTGTCTATTCGGAGATGTAGTTGCCTGTGCTATTATACTGCCTCAAAGGTATACTATAGATGGTGTCAGAGATTCTAAAAAACTATCCCCTTCTAAAAGAGAAAAGCTAAATGGCTATATCCTTCATGATTCAATTGCGGTGGGACTAGGCAGGATAACACCTGCTGTCATTGACCGGGTTAATATTAAGGAAGCAACGAGACTGGCGATGAAACAGGCGCTTGATAATTTGACAGATAAGGATGGTAAGCGCATAATCCCCAGTTATGTACTCATAGATGCGGAGAGGATCCAAACCGACATACCTCAGTTAGGGGTCATTGATGGTGACAACATTGTACATGGCATATCAGCGGCCTCTATCGTAGCAAAGGTTTTCAGAGACAGTCTATGTATTTCCTGGGATAAAGCTTATTCAGGCTACGATATAGCAGGCAACAAAGGCTATGGAACTGCAAAGCATATCCAGGCATTGCTTGAGATTGGGCCTGCTGAATTACATAGAAAAAGCTTCATATCAAAAATAATGGAAGGTAAGAAATGA
- a CDS encoding YraN family protein → MNRHINTGRMGESLAIEYLTDKGYVILETNYRNRIGEVDIIAYDKDVLVFVEVKTRLGTNYGYAFESVDSRKQKKIANASLMYLQKNRMSDVQVRYDVIEVYPMEEVRVNHFENAFSL, encoded by the coding sequence ATGAACAGACACATAAATACTGGCCGAATGGGTGAATCTCTGGCCATTGAGTACTTGACTGACAAAGGATATGTAATTCTCGAAACCAACTATCGGAATAGGATCGGGGAAGTCGATATCATCGCCTACGACAAAGACGTCCTGGTTTTTGTAGAAGTAAAAACCAGATTGGGTACCAATTACGGTTATGCATTCGAATCAGTCGACTCCAGAAAGCAAAAGAAAATTGCAAACGCATCTCTTATGTATCTTCAGAAGAATAGAATGTCTGATGTGCAGGTAAGGTATGATGTTATTGAAGTCTATCCGATGGAGGAAGTAAGAGTCAATCATTTTGAGAATGCATTTTCCTTATAG